One segment of Theobroma cacao cultivar B97-61/B2 chromosome 9, Criollo_cocoa_genome_V2, whole genome shotgun sequence DNA contains the following:
- the LOC18589452 gene encoding suppressor protein SRP40, with product MSLMVGKPSPSLIALKPRQVVLSFNTTMKNKASPQSLNPHQKSLLLLSVAQFLESNSFSKTLKKFLSEAHIQKNDLTDSSLDLEEMCCKYLAMSDNSSSNLNREQFQDMQVNGNPNGDERVGIASAVDTAMKRKKKRGNESSTDALAGQSEVVDKSANSKNSEEQVFREASKAPADDIIDGSQLDESVKKQKEKKKKSKLDSESCVHNAQCLGGESETYKDAVSMESNRVSDAGMEIKTKGKKKKKIKLTSDSFVDNVEQHGSEDKPQAATTLNVSDISLEDKTTKSKAKKKKKDDSEELEKGKSSGVESKNNNIGISKEDSTIMDSKGSKKRKRLDSEVNDSQPVDKMAIEDSKRRKTESSQEQENGNIEKNEKNSEQNSLKKQQNGSVPTKKPFQRVNIDEVVFVDRRLEDNSYWAKDGAGNGYGAKAQEVLGQVRGRDFRHEKTKKKRGSYRGGQIDLQSHSIKFNYSDDE from the exons atgtcGTTAATGGTTGGGAAGCCTTCCCCTTCGCTCATAGCTTTGAAGCCTCGCCAAGTTGTACTTTCTTTCAATACAACCATGAAGAACAAGGCCTCACCTCAGTCCTTGAATCCCCACCAAAAGTCTCTTCTCCTTCTCTCCGTGGCCCAGTTTCTCGAAAGCAATTCTTTCTCCAAAACCCTCAAGAAGTTTCTCTCCGAAGCTCATATACAg AAAAATGATTTGACTGATTCTTCCCTGGATTTGGAAGAAATGTGCTGCAAGTATTTGGCAATGAG TGATAATTCCAGCTCAAATTTAAATAGAGAGCAGTTCCAAG ATATGCAGGTGAATGGCAATCCTAATGGTGATGAACGAGTTGGCATTGCTTCTGCTGTTGATACTGCtatgaagagaaagaaaaagagaggcaATGAGAGTAGTACTGATGCTCTAGCTGGTCAATCTGAAGTTGTTGATAAATCTGCCAACTCTAAGAACAGTGAGGAGCAAGTTTTCCGTGAAGCATCAAAGGCACCTGCTGATGATATTATTGATGGGTCGCAGTTGGATGAGTCTGTTAAGAAGcagaaggagaaaaagaagaaaagcaagTTGGATTCTGAATCTTGCGTTCATAATGCACAATGTTTAGGTGGGGAATCTGAAACATATAAAGATGCAGTATCTATGGAGAGTAATAGAGTGTCTGATGCAGGGATGGAGATTAAAACTAAGggtaagaagaaaaagaaaattaagctTACTTCTGATTCATTTGTTGACAATGTTGAGCAACATGGTTCAGAGGATAAGCCGCAGGCTGCTACTACTTTGAATGTTAGTGACATTTCATTGGAAGATAAGACTACCAAATctaaagcaaaaaagaaaaagaaggatgaTTCTGAAGAgcttgaaaaaggaaaatctagTGGAGTggaatcaaaaaataataatattgggATCTCAAAGGAGGATTCAACAATCATGGACAGTAAAGGTtccaaaaaaaggaaaagattgGATTCTGAAGTTAATGATTCTCAGCCTGTTGATAAAATGGCTATTGAAGACTCTAAACGTAGAAAGACAGAAAGTTCACAAGAGCAGGAAAATGGGAAcattgagaaaaatgaaaagaattctGAACAAAACAGTTTGAAGAAGCAGCAAAATGGTTCAGTTCCA ACAAAGAAACCATTTCAAAGAGTGAACATTGATGAGGTAGTATTTGTTGATAGAAGGCTTGAAGATAATTCATACTGGGCGAAG GATGGCGCTGGAAACGGATATGGTGCAAAAGCACAAGAAGTTCTAGGGCAAGTAAGAGGAAG GGATTTTCGGCATGAGAAGACCAAGAAGAAGCGTGGAAGCTATAGAGGAGGACAAATTGATCTGCAGTCTCACTCGATAAAATTCAATTATTCTGATGATGAATAA